In Pseudomonadota bacterium, a single genomic region encodes these proteins:
- a CDS encoding F0F1 ATP synthase subunit beta (produces ATP from ADP in the presence of a proton gradient across the membrane; the beta chain is a regulatory subunit): MSDKTSPVHVGVVVSVRGSVVDVRFDAHLPPIYSLLHAKDGEIAIEVLAQLDAHHVRGIALTPTQGLSRGIAVQDTGGPL, from the coding sequence ATGAGTGACAAGACTAGCCCCGTGCACGTCGGCGTGGTCGTCTCGGTGCGCGGCAGCGTCGTGGATGTGCGGTTCGATGCACATCTGCCACCGATCTACTCGCTGCTGCACGCGAAGGATGGGGAGATCGCCATCGAGGTTCTGGCTCAACTCGACGCGCATCACGTGCGCGGCATCGCGCTGACTCCCACCCAAGGTCTCTCCCGCGGCATCGCGGTACAAGACACGGGCGGGCCACT